One stretch of Anolis sagrei isolate rAnoSag1 chromosome 11, rAnoSag1.mat, whole genome shotgun sequence DNA includes these proteins:
- the FOXN1 gene encoding forkhead box protein N1, with protein sequence MVSLLQDQANIAFSENHPHRDQMQSHEDVGSPIQQEGPNFCHQSHDGDNGVERSQSESSSPSSSPPENNLYGVFPSGAHRYGYEDPPRAGFLRTPFQAFKRQFAEEGDPLGAAEGVPPFKAASMEQAYEGPEAEMYLAGPQQGWGKGLPYGLPGQGLPPTSMDSDIKLKPPSLDDPPGLYCYQPQMPPMYCPSHPFHQYPTGSGSYPVTYISSSHYPYQRIAPQGPPEHHQPLFPKPIYSYSILIFMALRNSKTGSLPVSEIYNFMTEHFPYFKTAPDGWKNSVRHNLSLNKCFEKVENKSGSSSRKGCLWALNPAKIEKMQEELQKWKRKDPIAVRKSMAKPEELDTLIGGKSEKPRPPLMAGGNPSGVGSRQVPLLHPSQHGPQRQDSPVPAQSPKVLAGPRSVQDVLVPDGDLSSDIDALNPSLTDFDLQGNLWEELKDDSLTTDPLALVSASPCFPGQMDDNGASTDNNNNGGNSHCNGQHHGLPEIQLTTLYSAFMELDTGSAPFLNSLGAKPIALV encoded by the exons ATGGTTTCATTACTCCAAGACCAAGCGAATATTGCGTTTTCGGAGAATCATCCCCATCGAGACCAAATGCAGAGCCACGAAGATGTGGGTTCCCCCATTCAGCAA GAAGGACCAAATTTCTGCCACCAATCGCACGATGGGGACAATGGGGTCGAAAGGTCCCAATCCGAATCCTCCAGCCCGTCCTCTTCACCCCCTGAAAACAACCTTTATGGGGTCTTCCCGTCCGGGGCCCACCGCTATGGCTATGAGGACCCTCCTCGTGCCGGCTTCCTGCGGACCCCTTTCCAGGCCTTCAAGCGGCAATTCGCGGAGGAAGGGGACCCCCTTGGGGCAGCGGAAGGGGTCCCCCCTTTCAAGGCAGCCTCTATGGAGCAAGCCTATGAAGGACCTGAGGCTGAGATGTACCTCGCGGGCCCCCAACAAGGATGGGGCAAAGGGCTCCCTTACGGGCTCCCAGGACAAGGCCTGCCTCCCACTTCCatg GATTCGGACATCAAACTGAAGCCCCCTTCGCTGGACGACCCGCCGGGTCTTTACTGCTACCAGCCCCAAATGCCCCCCATGTATTGCCCATCCCATCCCTTCCACCAG TATCCCACGGGGAGTGGGAGCTACCCAGTGACCTACATCTCCAGTTCCCATTATCCTTACCAAAGAATCGCTCCACAAGGACCTCCGGAGCACCATCAGCCGCTCTTCCCCAAACCCATCTATTCCTACAG CATCCTCATCTTCATGGCGCTCAGGAACAGCAAAACCGGAAGCCTCCCAGTCAGCGAGATCTACAACTTCATGACCGAACACTTCCCGTACTTCAAG ACAGCTCCGGATGGCTGGAAGAACTCCGTCCGGCACAACCTCTCTTTGAACAAATGCTTTGAGAAAGTCGAAAACAAGTCTGGGAGCTCCTCCCGGAAAGGCTGTCTCTGGGCCTTGAACCCGGCCAAAATCGAGAAGATGCAAGAAGAGCTGCAGAAATGGAAGAGGAAAGACCCCATCGCGGTGCGGAAAAGCATGGCCAAACCAG AGGAACTGGACACATTGATTGGAGGcaagtcagagaagccaaggCCCCCCTTGATGGCCGGCGGCAACCCCAGCGGAGTGGGGTCCCGGCAGGTGCCCCTCCTGCACCCTTCTCAAC ATGGGCCTCAGAGACAGGACTCCCCCGTCCCGGCCCAATCCCCCAAGGTCCTGGCAGGGCCCCGATCCGTGCAAGACGTCCTTGTCCCCGACGGCGACCTCAGCAGCGACATTGACGCCCTCAACCCCTCCCTCACCGACTTCGATCTACAAG GAAACCTTTGGGAGGAACTGAAGGATGACAGCTTGACCACGGACCCTTTGGCCCTCGTTTCCGCATCTCCGTGCTTTCCCGGACAGATGGACGACAACGGTGCTTctactgacaacaacaacaatggaggcAACAGCCACTGCAATGGCCAGCATCACGGCCTGCCAGAAATCCAGCTCACCACCCTCTATTCGGCCTTCATGGAACTGGATACGGGATCGGCCCCTTTCCTGAACAGCCTAGGAGCCAAACCCATTGCTCTGGTTTAA